The following are encoded together in the Tetrapisispora phaffii CBS 4417 chromosome 5, complete genome genome:
- the TRA1 gene encoding histone acetyltransferase TRA1 (similar to Saccharomyces cerevisiae TRA1 (YHR099W); ancestral locus Anc_5.402) gives MSFAEHIDHFVSLCNDENATLQSKHTELSEVCDAIELLNSQDDYEGFLKAVIPVLLKELNTVSCNFNTASAEHKFRNSILDILNRCPMNELFEPHVDVVLDSLIKILPEENEENGVLCMKVLTALFKSYKHILQDKVPLFIDIISKVYKDTPQLVLDIFSEEKEDDNMLELEENPDDNLLEDSSIYSQSNSLTDDNKGDSFDAVTNSKAQSSMHSFKILAECPITMVTLYSSYRQLTSVSLPEFTPLVMDLLNIQIEQQKKSREEAEANGKRFISVSPNIKNRPAFFDFILAQIKAISFLAYIFIRGYAPNFLQNYVEQVPDLIIRLLQDCPSKLSSARKELLHATRHILSTNYKSLFLPKLHDLFDESVLIGTGFTTHETLRPLAYSTIADFIHNIRAELQLNDIEKTIKKYTNYMLDPTLALTVQIMSAKLLLNLVERILKLGKENPQEAQRAKKLLMTIIDAYTKRCHMINMKYDSILKSSEEYEQKKREKAKELQNSAFNDNSYSKEFMDKLFLIEDSNNNESDQSDDKNKTEDNEDESFKNEGNEKEDVVFNKFDLKSYTPIQIVPDSTNDPIKDAFYLYRTLMSFLKTIIHDLKVFNPPYNEYTAANPKLWASVSRGFSYEEVLVFKNLFHECIIGLKFFSVLIKNLISHEKHFDITMPSLPVSATKDGRELMDYLAIMFIQLDSSTFNEIIESEIEFMYESMLNDSALLYVAQSFLTSETTSPNFAGILLRFLKKNLKDLGNIDFNESNILIRLFKLSFMSVNLFPNINEIVLLPHLNDLILDSIKFSTTAEEPIVYFYLIRTLFRSIGGGRFENLYRSIKPILQHLLQALNDMIVTARLPHERELYVELCITVPVRLSVLAPYLPYLMKPLVYALQGYPDLISQGLRTLELCIDNLTAEYFDPIIEPVIEDIMASLFSLLKPQPFNHTISHTTVRILGKLGGRNRRLLKDTSNLKSKDEYDSEIEALFSVNGMVEDIPFSITPGVKSAINILQDDRVDIHYKKSAYKYVSSVLLLMIKSSTVFPDNYSGIIETITKSSFFEDIEQPPNFELEPLIDEVEFSKQEELFVKLLEGLFFATSIPDVKEEATNVLNLLTDHFCLLQLNRTLSDKRRFSTVFNVDMKQPKIRINPNVLTKALLFALSYYISDVRETGLKIIERIYTQSKIIYTEEYYLSHSFVYELLKQFIHHCYEEAYYDKNAGVLGIKALCENLHVPVDFLEKYRFELVDALLFVLKDTPYEAPTAIVKTAENLIIDILSTTCKNITESDLSMKSLQNTLTDIVCELSNANVRVRKACQDFLSVISELSNIPIVKLMDHSKNFLLSPIFTKPLRALPFSMQIGNVSAVTYYLELPDTFLSFDEELFRLLQETIVLADAEDESLSTMQRVSEYKTSEQLVQLRVACVKLLAAALKNEKIATSQQGNVRIRILAVFFKCMLKSSPEIIDTTYDALKGVLSENSKLPKELLQNGLKPMLMNLSDHQKLTVHGLESLARLLEILIAYFKVEIGKKLLDHLTAWCKCEVLDTIFGQDITDQMPTKIISSIVNIFHLLPAQADMFLNELLLKVMLLERRLRLQLNSPFRTPLAKYMNRFHETVTEYFKKNMGLRQLVLMMCSILKRPEAHDLADDFERELDNFYEYYLTNIPNNQVRVVSFFTNMVDLVVTISDIRGKGWLKDKGDLIVKLKKLFELTLKTIKQNSFYIDNLQLNQAIEKLQLLYVQYMEFHMDKKELLFDFIEFSYSNEFALSSHIEDFIFSRIVKCDNVEEQNAYLNDALQFALSDRNIDAGIFILKNIVNASFIYESRKSGNIEKYFVEGQKPEWYSQIESKVWKSSNTVLLSNLAGQHDIYRFELLQISTAFIKWAPDTISDIKMDVIKFIWHFIKVEDTLIKESAYLVISHFICKFDLPVKVVTQVFVAILRCTQSEARYLVRQSLDILAPIIHRRMIEEGTPGVWITWVKRVIFENNSNQNNALYKFLINHHGLFYDLRELFILNIIHHMNKITFIPNPNPESHTLAIDLVAMILKWEEHTNELRSKKVAIMEKESNIKTDAEGDVEMDDMITSENVTSINDYIIPTHVREMYVAFLIRYICASNHRASESELGLKAICVLSSLLSKDHWNDVTVKLNYFEKFFNYQDPSSENMVHYSMNALDVIYILFTNRSPEWIMENLATIQKLLDKCIRADHHDIQKVVQKVINLILKAIKVKEVIIDTEEETVGKTFVNTLVSIIDQDLQGTSSVVAGVMLEWTLFMNFPQKVDSLLGSTMKTFSKLCKDHLSTSQPKDAAAIEEARITTKLLEKVLCLLSKKVSNLGDSRRPFLSTVALLIDRSMNQNFLRKIIVIAKKWVFNNDLFPTVKEKAAILTKMLAFEVRGEPSLSKMFYEIILELFDKSNFNNTEITVRMEQPFLVGTRVQEVTIRKKFMEILDNSIERDIKERLYYIIRDQNWEFIADYPWLNQALQLLFGALDPDYELNLSKSFSLPVPTELQDYSRSNIVIPEKASNTTLVEFIDGHIPKIKQLCDIKSKDIISPLIEIFYQDSSTIHNTWVDVFPKIYTCIPRNEKYGFVRSLISLLSKDYHTKQLSSRTNVITMLLDSISRVDSLELPPHLVKYLALSYNSWYQSIKILEGIQDSSTIDNTKIIEANEDALLELYQNLQEDDMFYGLWRRRAKYTETNIALSYEQLGMWDKAQQVYELAQVKARSGSLPYSESEYAVWEDNWVMCAEKLQHWDILTELAKHEGFTDLLLECGWRVADWNADKEALEQSVKSVMDVPTPRRQMFETFLSLQDFANKKTGDHEVRRLCDEGIQLSLQKWTSLPERFTPSHKWLLHGFQQYIEFLEATQLYTNLHSTTIQNLDSKGQEIKRVLQAWRDRLPNITDDVNMWNDLVTWRQHAFNVVNAAYLPLIPALQQASGNNNINTHAYRGYHEIAWVINRFAHVARRHNMPKVCVNQLARIYTLPNIEIQEAFLKLREQAKCHYQNLTELTTGLDVISNTNLVYFGTVQKAEFFTLKGMFLSKLRANEEANQAFATAVQIDLNLAKAWAQWGVFNDKRLSEEPTNINYASNAISCYLQAAGLYKKAKTRRLLCRILWLISLDDTSGALSNAFDSFRGEVPVWYWITFIPQLLTSLSHKEANMVRQILIRVAKSYPQALHFQLRTTKEDFAVIQRQSQAVMADKSNPKAQSPNEQISRQPWEYLQELNNILKTAYPLLALSLESLVAQINDRFKTTTDEDLFRLINVLLFDATFNYNHLPLPRGNPKLPSNTEDNLVRFSETLLSAHIRPKFNADFIDSKPDFETYIKRLRYWRRRIENKLDRVPRVEYLERLCPHLSNFHHQKFEDIEVPGQYLLNKDNNAHFTKIVKFLPEVDFVRTTHSSYRRITIRGHDGSLHTFAVQYPAVRHSRREERMFQLFRLFNKTLDKNVETGRRNCNFTLPIAVPLSPQVRLMNDSPSFVTMHQIYDHHCAKNNTEPDAIQDYVLEQLDFAHDKALPTPDITAVKVEIFSSIQSMFMPTTVLKNYFSSLYTQFEEFWLFRKQFTSHYASFIFMTYMMMINNRTPHKIYVDKKSGNVFTLEMLPSRYPFERIKPYMPNSDIKLPNDAPIFHNNEPVPFRLTPNIQKLIGDSGLEGVLSVNIFAISKALMEPENELNTYLTLFIRDEIISWYSNLHRPIVENPQLHEMVQTNVDLIIRKVAQLSHIGSAPLVTTQFILDCISSAVNPRNLAKTDIVYIPWF, from the coding sequence ATGTCGTTTGCAGAGCACATCGATCATTTCGTGTCTCTCTGTAATGATGAGAATGCAACTTTACAATCAAAACATACCGAGTTATCGGAAGTTTGTGATGCtattgaattattgaattccCAAGACGATTATGAAGGGTTTTTAAAGGCAGTCATACCTGTACTgttaaaagaattgaatACTGTTTCGTGCAATTTCAATACTGCTTCTGCAGAACataaatttagaaattcAATACTTGACATTTTAAATAGATGTCCAATGAATGAGTTGTTTGAACCACATGTCGATGTTGTGCTGGACagtttaattaaaattttacctgaagaaaatgaagaaaacgGTGTATTGTGTATGAAGGTATTAACTGCATTGTTTAAATCTTATAAACATATATTACAGGATAAGGTCCCTCTTTTCATagatataatatcaaaagtTTACAAGGACACCCCACAGCTTGTTCTAGATATATTTTCAGAGGAAAAAGAGGACGATAACATGTTGGAATTGGAAGAAAATCCAGATGACAATCTTTTGGAAGATTCTTCTATATATTCTCAATCTAATTCTTTGACTGATGATAATAAGGGAGATTCTTTTGATGCTGTGACAAACTCTAAAGCACAAAGTTCAATGCATTCGTTTAAAATCTTAGCTGAGTGTCCAATTACTATGGTTACTCTTTATTCATCTTATAGACAGTTGACGAGCGTTTCCTTACCTGAGTTCACACCTTTGGTCATGGATCTATTAAACATTCAAATTgaacaacaaaaaaagtCTCGTGAAGAAGCTGAAGCCAATGGTAAAAGATTTATCTCAGTTTCgccaaatattaaaaaccGTCCAGCCTTTTTCGATTTCATTTTGGCTCAAATTAAAGCAATCTCATTTTTAGCATACATTTTCATTAGAGGTTATGCACCAAATTTCCTACAAAATTATGTAGAACAAGTACCAGATCTTATTATCAGACTATTACAAGATTGCCcttcaaaattatcttcaGCTAGAAAGGAATTACTTCATGCTACAAGACATATTTTGTCAACTAACTACAAGAGTTTATTTCTACCTAAACTTCACgatttatttgatgaatcCGTTTTAATTGGTACTGGATTCACCACCCATGAAACCCTTAGACCGTTAGCATATAGTACTATAGCCGACTTTATTCACAATATCAGAGCTgaattacaattaaatgACATTgagaaaacaataaaaaagtaTACAAATTATATGCTTGATCCAACGCTGGCTTTAACTGTCCAAATAATGAGTGCAAAGttgttattgaatttagTGGAgagaatattaaaattaggTAAAGAAAATCCACAGGAGGCACAAAGGGCAAAAAAATTGCTAATGACAATAATCGATGCATACACAAAAAGATGTCATATGATTAATATGAAATATGATTCCATTTTGAAATCTAGTGAAGAATACgaacaaaagaaaaggGAAAAAGCCAAGgaattacaaaattcagcatttaatgataatagtTATTCTAAAGAATTTATGGACAAACTTTTCTTAATAGAGGactcaaataataatgagaGTGATCAATCCGAtgataaaaacaaaactgAAGACAATGAAGAtgaatcttttaaaaatgaaggGAATGAGAAGGAGGACGTTgtgtttaataaatttgatttaaaatcCTATACGCCTATTCAAATTGTACCAGACTCAACTAATGACCCAATAAAAGATGccttttatttatatcgAACATTGATGTCCTTTTTGAAAACTATTATTCACGATTTGAAAGTTTTTAATCCACcatataatgaatatactGCGGCAAATCCAAAGTTATGGGCTTCAGTATCAAGAGGTTTCTCTTATGAAGAGGTCTTAGTTTTTAAGAACTTGTTTCATGAGTGTATAATTggattgaaatttttttcagtcCTGATAAAAAACCTAATCAGTCACGAAAAACATTTTGATATCACAATGCCCAGTTTACCAGTTTCCGCTACTAAAGATGGAAGAGAGTTAATGGATTACTTAGCAATAATGTTCATACAGTTAGATAGTTCAACATTCaatgaaataattgaatcaGAGATTGAGTTCATGTATGAATCAATGTTGAATGATTCTGCATTATTATATGTTGCTCAATCATTCTTAACCAGTGAAACTACATCTCCTAATTTTGCTGGAATTTTGTTAagatttttaaaaaagaatttaaaggATTTGGGGAATAtagattttaatgaatccAATATTTTAATCAGACTTTTCAAACTTTCATTCATGTCTGTCAATCTTTTTCCTAACATCAATgaaattgtattattacctcatttgaatgatttaattttagactctattaaattttcaacGACTGCCGAAGAACCAATAGTGTATTTTTACTTAATAAGGACACTATTCAGAAGTATAGGAGGTGGTAGATTTGAGAATCTATACAGATCTATAAAACCTATACTTCAGCATCTACTTCAAGCCTTGAATGATATGATAGTTACTGCTCGCTTACCACATGAACGGGAACTATACGTGGAATTATGCATTACTGTTCCTGTACGTTTAAGTGTATTGGCACCCTATTTACCCTATTTAATGAAGCCATTGGTATATGCTCTCCAGGGATATCCAGACCTGATTTCTCAAGGTTTGAGAACATTAGAGTTATGTATTGATAATTTGACAGCAGAGTACTTTGATCCTATAATCGAACCTGTTATTGAAGACATCATGGCTTCTTTATTTAGCTTATTAAAGCCTCAACCGTTTAACCATACCATAAGTCACACCACTGTTAGAATATTGGGTAAGTTGGGTGGTAGAAATCGTCGTCTATTGAAGGACACAAGTAATCTAAAGTCGAAGGACGAATATGATTCTGAAATTGAAGCGTTGTTCAGCGTGAATGGTATGGTGGAAGATATCCCATTCTCCATCACTCCAGGGGTAAAGTCAGCAATTAACATCTTGCAAGACGATCGTGTAGACATCCATTATAAGAAAAGTGCATATAAGTATGTTTCATCTGTACTattattgatgataaaatCTTCAACAGTTTTTCCTGATAATTATTCTGGAATAATTGAAACTATCACAAAGAGCTCGTTCTTTGAAGATATCGAACAGCCACCGAATTTTGAATTAGAACCACTAATCGATGAAGTAGAATTTAGTAAACAAGAGGAGCTgtttgttaaattattagaaggTTTATTTTTTGCTACATCTATTCCAGATGTGAAAGAGGAAGCAACAAATGTATTGAATCTTTTAACAGatcatttttgtttattacaattgaaTAGGACATTATCTGATAAGAGGAGATTTAGTACTGTTTTTAATGTTGATATGAAACAACCAAAAATTAGAATCAATCCTAATGTTTTGACTAAAGCATTACTATTTGCTTTAtcatattatatttctgATGTTAGAGAAACAGggttaaaaataattgaaagaaTTTATACTCAGAGCAAGATAATTTATACAGAAGAGTATTATTTATCACACTCATTTGTTTACGAATTATTGAAGCAATTTATTCATCATTGTTATGAGGAAGCATATTATGATAAGAATGCAGGTGTTCTAGGTATCAAAGCTTTATGTGAAAATTTGCATGTCCCAGTTGATTTCTTAGAGAAATACCGTTTCGAATTAGTTGATGCATTAttgtttgttttaaaagatACACCATATGAGGCTCCAACAGCTATTGTAAAAACAGCAGAGAACTTAATAATTGACATTTTGTCCACTACCtgtaaaaatataacaGAAAGTGATTTGAGCATGAAATCATTGCAGAACACTTTAACTGATATCGTTTGTGAGTTAAGTAATGCCAATGTACGCGTAAGAAAGGCATGCCAAGACTTTTTAAGTGTCATATCGGAGCTAAGCAATATCCCAATTGTGAAATTAATGGATCATTCcaaaaattttttgttgtCTCCAATATTTACCAAACCATTAAGAGCTCTACCGTTCTCTATGCAAATTGGAAACGTTTCAGCTGTCACATATTATTTAGAGCTACCGGATACATTCTTATCATTTGATGAAGAACTCTTTAGGTTATTGCAAGAAACGATAGTCCTAGCTGACGCCGAAGATGAGTCACTTTCTACTATGCAGAGAGTTTCTGAATATAAGACTTCTGAACAATTAGTTCAGTTAAGAGTAGCTTGTGTAAAATTACTGGCTGCGGCGCTAAAAAATGAGAAAATAGCAACTTCTCAACAAGGGAATGTTAGAATCCGTATTTTAGCtgtatttttcaaatgcATGCTTAAGAGTTCTCCAGAAATTATTGACACTACCTATGATGCGCTGAAGGGCGTATTATCTGAAAATTCCAAATTACCGAAAGAACTATTACAGAATGGTTTAAAACCTATGCTAATGAATCTATCTGATCATCAAAAGTTAACTGTTCATGGTCTAGAATCATTAGCAAGACTACTTGAAATCCTGATAGCTTATTTCAAGGTAGAAATTGGTAAAAAGCTATTGGACCATTTAACTGCATGGTGTAAATGTGAAGTGTTAGATACCATTTTTGGCCAGGATATTACAGATCAAATGCcaacaaaaattatatcaaGTATTGTTAACATTTTTCACCTTTTACCAGCACAGGCTGACatgtttttaaatgaattattgtTGAAAGTAATGCTATTAGAGCGCAGATTGAGGTTGCAATTAAACTCTCCATTCCGTACTCCTTTGGCCAAATATATGAACCGATTCCACGAAACAGTCactgaatattttaagaaaaatatggGATTGAGACAACTTGTTCTAATGATGTGCAGTATCTTAAAGCGTCCTGAGGCACATGATTTAGCAgatgattttgaaagaGAATTAGATAACTTTTATGAGTATTATTTAACaaatattccaaataaTCAAGTTCGTGTAGTTAGTTTTTTCACTAACATGGTTGACCTTGTTGTGACTATTTCTGATATTAGAGGTAAAGGATGGCTAAAAGACAAAGGTGATTTAATTGTtaagttaaaaaaattatttgaactGACATTAAAGACAATAAAGCAAAATTCCTTTTACATTGATAATTTGCAATTAAATCAAGCGATTGAGAAGttacaattattatatgtaCAATACATGGAATTCCATATGGATAAAAAAGAACTATTATTCGACTTTATTGAGTTTAGTTATTCAAACGAGTTTGCTTTATCTTCACATATCGAGgactttatattttctagGATTGTCAAATGCGACAATGTTGAAGAACAAAATGCCTATTTGAATGATGCCCTTCAGTTTGCTTTAAGTGATAGAAACATTGATGCTGGGATTTTCATCctgaaaaatattgtcaATGCCTCTTTTATATACGAAAGTAGGAAATCAGgcaatattgaaaaatattttgttgaaGGTCAGAAACCTGAATGGTATTCCCAAATTGAAAGTAAAGTTTGGAAGTCATCAAATACTGTACTATTAAGTAATCTAGCTGGTCAGCATGATATTTATCGTTTTGAATTGCTTCAAATCTCGACAGCTTTCATCAAATGGGCTCCAGACACCATAtcagatattaaaatggatgttataaaatttatatgGCACTTCATTAAAGTAGAAGATACATTGATTAAAGAATCAGCTTATTTGGTCATTTCACACTTCATTTGTAAGTTTGATTTGCCAGTAAAAGTTGTAACTCAAGTGTTTGTGGCAATACTAAGATGTACTCAGTCAGAAGCTAGATATCTAGTCAGACAGTCATTGGATATTTTGGCCCCTATTATACATAGGAGAATGATTGAGGAAGGTACCCCAGGTGTTTGGATAACGTGGGTAAAGCGTGtgatttttgaaaacaattCGAATCAAAATAATGCTCTATacaaatttttgataaatcaCCACGGATTATTTTATGATTTAAGagaattgtttattttaaatataattcacCATATGAATAAGATCACTTTTATTCCAAATCCTAACCCCGAGAGTCATACTCTAGCAATTGATTTAGTAGCTATGATTTTGAAGTGGGAAGAACATACGAATGAATTGAGATCAAAGAAAGTTGCTATTATGGAAAAGGAAAGTAACATAAAGACAGACGCCGAAGGCGATGTTGAAATGGATGATATGATTACCTCTGAAAATGTTACCTCTATAAACGATTATATTATTCCAACGCATGTTAGAGAGATGTATGTCGCCTTTCTAATAAGATACATATGTGCTAGCAACCACAGAGCATCTGAATCCGAATTGGGACTGAAGGCAATTTGTGTTCTGTCATCTCTACTTTCGAAAGATCATTGGAATGATGTGACTGtgaagttaaattatttcgaaaagtttttcaattatcAAGATCCTAGCTCTGAAAATATGGTTCATTATTCAATGAATGCCTTAgatgttatatatatactgtTCACGAACAGATCTCCAGAGTGGATCATGGAAAATTTGGCCACCatacaaaaattattagataaatGCATACGTGCGGATCACCATGATATACAAAAAGTTGTACAAAAGGTGATAAATCTAATTTTGAAGGCAATAAAGGTAAAAGAAGTTATTATCGAtacagaagaagaaactgTTGGCAAAACTTTTGTGAATACATTAGTGTCCATTATTGACCAGGATTTACAAGGTACATCATCAGTTGTTGCTGGTGTTATGCTGGAGTGGACCTTATTTATGAATTTTCCACAAAAGGTAGATTCATTATTAGGTAGTACTATGAAAACATTTAGCAAGTTATGTAAGGATCATCTAAGCACTTCACAACCTAAAGATGCTGCTGCAATTGAAGAGGCAAGAATAACTACCAAGCTCTTAGAAAAAGTATTATGTTTATTATCCAAGAAGGTTTCAAACTTAGGAGACTCGCGCAGACCATTTTTATCTACAGTTGCTTTGTTAATTGATCGTTCCATGAACCAAAACTTtctaagaaaaataattgttaTAGCTAAGAAATGGGTATTCAATAATGATCTCTTTCCAACGGTTAAAGAAAAGGCTGCTATATTGACAAAAATGTTGGCATTCGAGGTAAGAGGTGAACCATCtctttcaaaaatgttctatgaaattattttagaattatttgataagagtaattttaataatacaGAAATAACTGTTCGGATGGAACAACCATTTTTGGTTGGTACTAGAGTTCAAGAGGTGacaattagaaaaaagTTCATGGAAATTTTAGACAACAGCATAGAGAGAgatataaaagaaagattATACTATATCATACGTGATCAAAATTGGGAATTTATTGCCGATTATCCTTGGCTGAATCAGGCTTTGCAGTTATTATTTGGTGCTCTAGATCCTGATTATGAATTGAACTTGTCcaaatctttttctttaccTGTTCCAACTGAATTACAAGATTACTCTCGTTCAAACATTGTAATTCCAGAAAAGGCATCCAATACGACTTTAGTTGAGTTCATTGATGGTCACAtaccaaaaataaaacaattatgTGACATCAAATctaaagatattatttcacctctaattgaaatattctACCAAGATTCATCAACTATTCATAATACATGGGTAGATGtatttccaaaaatatatacatgtatCCCTAGAAATGAGAAATATGGTTTTGTTCGTTCTCTTATCTCACTGCTATCAAAAGATTATCACACCAAGCAATTAAGTTCGAGAACAAATGTTATTACCATGTTACTTGACTCAATCAGTAGAGTAGATTCACTCGAACTACCACCACATTTAGTGAAGTACTTAGCTTTATCTTATAATTCATGGTatcaatcaattaaaattctAGAAGGGATACAAGACAGTAGCACAATTGATAACACTAAAATAATCGAGGCAAATGAAGATGCATTGTTAgaattatatcaaaatcTTCAAGAAGATGATATGTTCTATGGTCTATGGAGGCGTAGAGCAAAATACACAGAAACTAATATTGCGCTGTCATATGAACAATTAGGTATGTGGGATAAAGCACAACAAGTTTATGAGTTAGCTCAAGTCAAGGCTCGTAGTGGTTCACTTCCATATTCTGAATCTGAATATGCTGTTTGGGAAGATAATTGGGTAATGTGTGCTGAAAAATTACAACATTGGGATATTTTAACAGAGTTGGCCAAGCATGAAGGATTTACCGATTTGCTGTTGGAATGTGGTTGGCGAGTAGCCGATTGGAATGCGGATAAGGAAGCTTTAGAACAATCAGTAAAAAGTGTTATGGATGTACCAACTCCTCGTAGGCAAATGTTTGAAACTTTCTTGAGTCTACAAGATTTCGCAAACAAAAAAACTGGTGATCACGAAGTCAGACGTTTATGTGATGAAGGCATTCAATTGAGTTTACAGAAATGGACCTCTTTACCTGAAAGATTCACACCTTCTCATAAATGGTTATTACACGGTtttcaacaatatattgaatttttagaaGCTACTCAATTATATACAAATCTTCATTCTACAACTATTCAGAATTTAGATTCGAAAGGCcaagaaattaaaagagTGTTACAAGCTTGGAGAGACCGTTTACCTAATATCACTGATGATGTTAATATGTGGAATGACTTGGTAACTTGGAGACAACACGCTTTTAATGTTGTTAATGCCGCCTACTTGCCGTTAATTCCTGCTTTACAGCAAGCAAgtggtaataataatatcaatacaCATGCGTACAGAGGATATCATGAAATTGCATGGGTAATTAACAGATTCGCTCATGTTGCAAGAAGACACAACATGCCTAAAGTGTGTGTTAATCAGTTAGCACGGATTTACACATTACCCAATATTGAGATTCAAGAAGCATTCCTAAAATTGAGAGAACAAGCTAAATGTCATTACCAGAACTTAACTGAACTGACCACAGGTTTGGATGTTATTAGTAACACAAACTTAGTTTACTTTGGAACAGTTCAGAAAGCTGAATTCTTTACCTTAAAGGGTATGTTTTTATCTAAGTTAAGAGCTAATGAAGAGGCTAACCAAGCTTTTGCCACCGCAGTTCAAATCGATTTGAACTTGGCAAAAGCGTGGGCTCAATGGGGTGTTTTTAATGACAAAAGACTATCAGAAGAGCCAACGAATATCAATTATGCTAGTAATGCTATCAGTTGTTATTTACAAGCTGCTGGTTTATACAAGAAAGCAAAAACTAGAAGATTATTATGTAGAATTTTATGGTTAATCAGTCTTGATGATACTTCAGGTGCATTATCAAATGCTTTTGACTCATTCCGTGGAGAAGTTCCAGTTTGGTATTGGATAACTTTTATACCGCAGTTACTAACATCCTTGTCACACAAGGAAGCTAATATGGTACGCCAAATTCTAATAAGAGTAGCAAAGAGTTACCCTCAAGCGTTACATTTCCAACTACGTACAACTAAAGAGGATTTTGCTGTTATACAGAGACAATCTCAAGCCGTTATGGCTGATAAAAGTAACCCTAAAGCTCAGTCTCCTAATGAACAAATTTCCCGTCAACCTTGGGAATATTTACAggaattgaataatattctgAAAACAGCATACCCACTTTTGGCCTTGTCATTAGAATCATTAGTTGCTCAAATTAATGATAGATTTAAAACTACGACCGATGAAGATTTGTTTAGATTGATTAATGTACTATTATTTGATGCAACTTTCAATTACAATCACTTACCGTTACCAAGAGGGAATCCTAAATTACCTTCAAATACTGAAGATAATTTAGTAAGGTTTTCAGAAACTTTACTTTCAGCTCACATTCGTCCTAAATTCAATGCTGATTTTATCGATAGTAAACCAGATTTCGAAACATATATCAAAAGACTTCGTTATTGGCGTAGACGTATCGAAAACAAGTTGGACAGAGTTCCTAGAGTTGAATATCTTGAAAGGTTATGTCCACATTTGAGTAACTTCCATCATCAAAAGTTTGAAGACATTGAGGTTCCAGGACAATATTTGCTGAATAAGGATAACAATGCACATTTTACTAAGATTGTTAAGTTTTTGCCAGAGGTTGATTTCGTACGTACTACCCATTCTTCATACAGAAGAATTACAATTCGTGGCCATGATGGTAGTTTACACACGTTTGCTGTTCAATACCCAGCAGTTCGTCATTCCagaagagaagaaagaatgtttcaattgtttagattatttaataaaacgTTGGATAAAAATGTTGAAACAGGACGCCGTAACTGTAACTTTACTTTACCTATCGCTGTTCCTTTGTCCCCTCAAGTGAGACTGATGAATGACAGTCCTTCATTTGTCACAATGCACCAAATTTATGACCATCACTGTGCCAAAAATAACACTGAGCCAGATGCTATTCAAGATTATGTGTTAGAACAGTTAGATTTTGCTCATGATAAGGCATTACCAACTCCTGATATTACTGCTGTTAAAGTAGAAATTTTCAGTTCTATTCAATCTATGTTTATGCCAACAACTGTTCTTAAGAATTATTTCTCATCATTGTATACgcaatttgaagaattctGGCTGTTTAGAAAACAGTTTACTTCTCATTATGcttcatttatatttatgacATATATGATGATGATTAATAACAGAACACCACATAAAATTTATGTTGACAAAAAATCTGGTAATGTATTTACATTAGAAATGTTACCGTCTAGATATCcatttgaaagaattaaacCATACATGCCTAATAGTGATATTAAGTTACCAAATGACGCTCCTATATTCCACAATAATGAGCCTGTTCCATTTAGATTGACACCAAATATACAAAAGTTAATTGGTGATTCCGGTTTAGAAGGTGTATTATctgttaatatatttgcTATTTCTAAAGCGTTAATGGAACCggaaaatgaattgaacACATATTTGACGTTATTTATTAGAGATGAAATTATCTCGTGGTATAGCAATCTACATCGTCCAATTGTTGAAAACCCACAACTTCATGAAATGGTCCAAACCAACGTTGACCTGATTATTCGAAAAGTTGCCCAATTGAGTCATATTGGTTCGGCGCCTCTTGTAACTACACAATTTATTTTAGATTGCATCAGTTCTGCGGTTAATCCAAGAAACTTAGCAAAGACTgatattgtttatatacCTTGGTTCTAG